Part of the Nicotiana sylvestris chromosome 2, ASM39365v2, whole genome shotgun sequence genome, TTCAAGACTGTtaatttcatttattattatggtatttcagtatgagttaagcttacctagtccctaaaaCGTGGTGCCATCACAATACCTAAACGTAGGgaaagttgggtcgtgacaagttggtatcagagctctaggttcataggtgctacgagtcattaGCGAGTTTAGTAGTGTCTTGCGGAtaggtatggagacatctgtacttatcttcgagaggctacggaACTATTAGGACAATCTCACTTCTTTTATTCCTATCGTGCGAGCTTATTGATATCGAAATCTCTCATCGACGATGAGGACACGAGCTGTAGTTATCGATGATGCTGCTCCTGGAGCAGGTGTCACTAGAGGCAGAGGTAGAGGCCGACGAGGAGTACGTGTCGCAGGTAGAGCACTTCTAGAGCAACGATTTCATGTTGGTCAGGGTCTAGGTGTCATGGCAATACAGCTTGTGGATCCAGTTCAGCCCATGGTCAGGGCAGAAACATCCGAGGAAAAGCAGCTTAGATTTGTAAGGTTCAAGACAATGTGACCCTCATACATTTAGTGGTTGGCATCAGAAAGCGCACATGCTTACAGAGGAGTGCCATTGCGTTCCACGTATTATGGGTACTGTTGAGACAAGTGGGGTTGCGATTACTATGTTCCATCTTCAAGGAACGGCTTATTAGTGGTAGTGGGTATATGAGTTGAGTACCCGACTGATGTAGCTTCACTTACATGGGATCAATTTTTTAGGGATGTCTTCAGAGAGTTCGTACCTCAGTCTCTTTGGGATGCATGGGATGCATGTAAGTATTGGAGTATGCCATCAAATTCAGtgatttggctagacatgcacttGCCTTGGTTTCCATAGTTATATAGTGAGTCCGTAGATTCATTGATGGGCTCAGGAATGATATTCGGCTCAGCATGGCTCGAGAGTTAGAGTTAAATGTTTTGTTTCAGTAGGTACTAGGGATCACTCGCCGGTTAAAGGGCATGTGGGACGGGGAGTGAGAGGACATATGAGATAAGGAGAGAGAAAGTATAGGGAGGCGAGGAGGCCTCAAAGATCAGAGAGATCTGCTGGTCTTTATTTTGGAGGCAGGGtgcgacatggtagaggtttccTGGTCCAGCTAGTTCAGTTTGCGCTTCAGGCTTCACACAGTGATTCAGGTGTTCATGGGTCCCAGAGTACCAGTATCGCACAGTTCCAACAACCACATCAGTAgcgaggttgctttgagtgtggagatactaGCCACATGGTGAGAGATTTCTCCAGATTTTGGCAGATGTGTTACAACGAGGTATTTAGGTAAGTAGAGGGAACCCAAGAGAGGGAGGCCCAACCCGTTGATGTGTTTCATATAGTAGGCTTAAGGCCTCTACATCAGATGATGTCATTCAGGTATGATTTTGATTTGTTATAGAGGAGCACCATCCGTAGTTCATTACAACTCTGCTTATCGGGGTGATTTCCCCTATTTGTTGctccacttatgggtgtgttTCATGATTAGCACTCTATTTATGTGTTACCCTATTAGGAGGTTCTATGAGTGATAGCCATGTCTATCGTTTGTTTCTAGTCCTTGTTGAGAGTTTTGAGACTAGTAATAAATTCATGTTGTTCATTTTGGTAGGTTTGATGTGATCTCTGAGTATTTTTGGCTACGAGCTGCAATATTTATGCTCCACTAGTGTGGGAGCTAGTACATGTTGTAATTTTGTTGATGGAATTGATCTAGTGAAAGGTCCTAGTTGTTTTTATGTATATCCTACTTGTGGTTCAGAGTTAAAGGCAGGACCCTCGTGATTTCATGTGATTTAATGTGTTGAGTTGGGCTGCATGACACGGTGAAAGTTATATCAGTGTTAGATCCTTGTGATTTGTTTATATTctttgattattttcttgttataTTGTTTTGTAGGTTAGTATCGATAGAAAAAATTGTACATGTCGGGCTTGTTTGATAATTCTCTTAATTGTTTCTCTTTACATACTTAGTCATTTTCGTTCGGTGCTTCTTGCGTTTTAGCTTATGGGGTGTGTGCCCGTTGGTATTAGTTGTGATTTGGTGATTTGGGTGTTTAGTTAGGTGGTTTTTGTGGTTAGTGTATCATCATCAGTGTTGTGGAGGTTTGAAACGGGCTCCTATTGAATATGAGGCTTATGGCCGATGCTAAATTTGAATTCGGGTGAATATTGTGATCAGAAATGTTACTGTGGGCCTATATGTGATGTGTCATGTTGTATGGTTGTATTATATGGGTGTTGGCATGAAATGATGCAGCTGGTTGAGATTGATATTGGATATGGATTTAGGATCGGGTCTTTTGGGAATGAATGAAATGTGAGAATTATGGCTCTAAAGCTTATTGGTATTGCTAGAAAGGCTAAATTTCAGTTGAGATGGTGTCGTCAGGTTTATGTGGattggggtgacgtgggatcacccacgGGAGCATGTTGGAAGTGTGCATTCAGCAATTTGAGGGCTTCAGGGCGAAtattggcacgttcgaggacgaacgtatattttaagagggggaggatgtaacgagccggccagtcattttgagaaattAAGCTCTGTTAGGCGGCGTAAGGTCTAGAAAAACTTCATAATATGAGTATCGACTTGCATGCAATGTTTAATTTAGTTAATGGATgtttcagagtcaaattggaagaaggagaTTCAGTTTTGGAAGATTCggcggtgagaatttgaccggaattttgacttttgtgtaaacggcCCCAGAATAGGTTTTTGATGATCTCAATagatttgtatggtgattttggacttaggcacacTTCTGGATTCGGATTAAAGGCCCGCAGAGTAATTTGAGgtatttcggcgaaagttggaaaagttgaagtttggaataGGGCTGTGCATGGATCGAATCAGATCAGATTTAGCACATTTCGGATTGAAATTTTGGATTTAGGATTCCACAAAACGCAATcagaatccgatccgaattatatcggattggATTGGATTGCATAATTTCGGATCGGTTTGGTGATCGGATTTTCGGATCGCATTCAACAGTTCATAACATAACAAAATTAACATAAACAACAGTTTAATTCAACATAGTTCTAATTCTTGTGAACATCAGTCCTAATCCACATAGTTCTTCGTCATCTCTATAGTTCTAATTCTTGTGAACAAAGTTCTCGAACATCAGTCCTAATTGACATACACATAGTTAATAACTATAATTCAACAAGAAAAGGAAAGCTGCAAATCCTAATTCTTGTGATATAATCCATTACATAAACAAAACACAATCTTCATAACAAAACAAAATATACTGAAATCTCAAATATATGTCTAATGAACTGAAATCCTCAACCAGAATTCCTTAATAGACTACACAAAAGAGTTCCAAGTTCCAACTTCTATGGCCATCGCACTCAATCCTGATTCCTGGCACGCTTTCAAGTTCTGCAACACTGCACTTGTAAAAAATGAGAGGATAAGTAAATCACAGCCCTAAGTAAATGAGAGAAACAGTGGTACAAGCAATTTCCACACATCATCCATTCAGCCTAATACTGATGAATTTGGAAGTATCAATTTGGAAGAAATACCTTAGCAAATGACATATTAGCAAATGCCTCTTTTGGCTACTCTTGCTCTAGCATTTCAAATACTTGGATAAAAGCAGAATTACTAAAGTCTGGGAAATGAAATCCTACCTTCTACATGTCGACGATGCAAGGATCTCTTTCGGTATTAATAAAGTCTGTAGAATAAGATAGTAATAGaataaattagtttaaaaataaTCTAAAGAAACATAACATAAGTATACCTTAAACACAAGTAAAGTAATTGAAGAAATAAATAGTCTTACCCGATTCAAGTTGTTCAAGAttatctaaatcttcttcaattttaaccAGAGTTGTTGATTCGTTTCGAAGCCAATCTTGGACACACACAAGAGCTTGAACCAATCTAGGtgtcaatgaactcctaaatggATCAAGTATGCGTCCACCGGTACTAAAGGCTGATTCTGAGGCAACACTAGAAATAGGAATGGCTAGCACATCACGTGCCATCTCAGCAAGTGCGGGAAATCTGGGTGAATTCAACTTCCACCACCCcagaattttaaaattttcaaagtcTTCCTCAACATCTTCACCCAAATATTTATCTAACTCTATTTTAGAATCAATTCCTTCACCCTTGTTATGCTTCTTTAAATCTAACTTCATCTACTTCTTCATCATCGCTTTCAAAATCTCGGACACTTGAAATTTatgcaatccgatccaatccgatataatttggatcggattcggattgcgtTTTGtggaatccgaaatccgaaatttcaatccgaaatatgctaaattCGATCCGATCCATGCACAGCCCtattccaaacttcaacttttccaactatCACCAAAATACCTCAAATTACTCTGCGGGCCTTTGAATCCGAATCCAGAAgtgtgcctaagtccaaaataacataCGAAGCTATTGAGATCATCCAAAACCTATTCTGGGgccgtttacacaaaagtcaaaattccggtcaaattctcaccgccGAATCTTTCAAAACTGGATCTCCTTCTTCAAATTTGACTCTGAAACATCCGTTAACTAAATTAAACattgcacgcaagtcgatactcaTATTATGAAGTTCTCCTAGACCTTACGCCGGCTAACAGAGCTtaatttctcaaaatgaccggtcggctcgttacatcctccccctcttaaaacatacgttcgtcctcgaatatttATCTAACTCTGTTTTAGAATCAATTCCTTCACCCTTCTTATGCTTCTTTAAATCTAACTTCATCTACTTCTTTATCATCGCTTTCAAAATTCATGTTAGATTTAAAGAAGCATAAGAAGGGTGAAGGAATTGATTCTAAAGCAGAGTTAGATAAATATTTGGGTGAAGATGTTGAGGAAgactttgaaaattttaaaattctgGGGTGGTGGAAGTTGAATTCACCCAGATTTCCCGCACTTGCTGAGATGGCACGTGATGTGCTAGCCATTCCTATTTCTAGTGTTGCCTCAGAATCAGCCTTTAGTACCGGTGGATGCATACTTGATacatttaggagttcattgactccTAGATTGGTTCAAGCTCTTGTGTGTGTCCAAGATTGGCTTCGGAACGAATCAACAACTCCggttaaaattgaagaagatttagataaTCTTGAACAACTTGAAGCGGGTAAGACTATTTATTTCTTCAATTACTTTACTTGTGTTTAAGGTATACTTATGTTATGTTTCTTTAGAttatttttaaactaatttattCTATTACTATCTTATTCTACAGGCTTTATTAATACCGGTAGAGAGCCTTGCATCATCGACATGTAGAAGGTAGGATTTCATTTCCCAGACTTTAGTAATTCTGCTTTTATCCAAGTATTTGAAATGCTAGAGCAAGAGTAGCCAAAAGTGGCATTTGCTAATATGTCATTTTCTAAGGTATTTCTTCCAAATTGATACTTTGTTCTGTTGAAGTGGATATTGCAACATGCTTGCATACTTTGTTCTATTGTACAATTGTAGTGTGTTTGAAGTTTGAGAAATGTTCTGCCCAGTATTAGGCTGAATGGCTGATGCGTGGAAATTGCTCGTACCAATGTTTCTCTCATTTACTTAGGGCTGTGATTTACTGATCCTCTCATTTTTTACAAGTGCAGTGTTGCAGAACTTGAAAGCGTGTCAGGAATCAGGATTGAGTGCGATGGCCATAGAAGTTGGAACTTGGAACTCTTTTGTGTAGTCTATTAAGGAATTCTGGTTGAGGATTTCAGTTCATTAGACATATATTTGAGATTTCAGTATATTTTGTTTTGTTATGAAGATTGTGTTTTGTTTATGTAATGGATTCTATCACAAGAATTAGGATTTGCAACTTTCCTTTTCTTGTTGAATTATAATTATTAACTATGTGTATGTCAATTAAGACTGATGTTCGAGAACTTTGTTCACAAGAATTAGAACCATAGAGATGACCAAGAACTATGTGGATTAGGACAGATGTTCACAAGAATTAGAACTATGTTGAATTGAACTGCTGTTTATGTTAATTTTGTTCTATTATGAACTGTTGAATCCGATCCAAAAATCCGATCACCAAACCGATCCGAAATTATGCAATATGATCCtatccgatataattcggatcggattcggattgcattttgtggaatccaaaatccaaaatttcaatccgaaatgtgctaaattcgatccgatccgatccatgCACAACCCTAGTTTCGGCACAAGTTTccaaagttggaagatttgaaagttcctaCATTCGACTCATGGTTGAGTCGTCattttggcattgtttgatgtgatttgagacctcgagcgagtccgtgttaggttatatgacttttTGGTATGCTTGGACGGGGTCTCGAGGGCCCCAGGTGTAATTAGGACGAGTTGCAGATGTTTTCCATGGTTTTTGGGAGGGTGAGTTCTGGTCTAATCGCACCTTCGGACCCTGGGCGCATGTGCGAAGGAGGAAGCGCAGGTGCGAGAGGAGTTGGTCTGGGCAGTCTCCGCAAATGCGGAGAATTGGAATGTACGTGCGGTGCCACATGTGCGGATCTCTAGGCACAGAAGCGGGGTGTAGCGCAGGTGCGACTGGTCAGGCGCACCTGTGGTTGCGCAGATGCGGTTAAgttggtcgcaggtgcggaagttcTAGCAGAATCATTTAAgtcgagggtttggccatttcTTTCATATTTAAAGTTTTAAACTTTGGATTTGGGAGCTTCTTTTAAGGGTTTTCAAGCAAATAAATTGGATAAGTGTTATTCacctagaatctaacatattccatgattttgtcttcatttttatcatttaaattgtgttttgggttggggAAGAAATTactttttgaagaaaatttctaaaatgaaatATTGTGATTTGAGGGACTAAATGATATCGGAACttgataatttttatatggttgaactcatattggaatgggtaTTTGGATTTCTTAAaatttgtcgggtttcgaggtgcTGGCccaggggtcgacttttggaccaatttttgaattttgttaaagattgagactttatgatctaAAAtggtttcttatgtgttttatttgtgctttgagattaatttgattagatttgagccgtccagaGGTCTTTTCACTTTAAAAGTGAATTTTAGAGTATCAGGTTGtcatctttgaggtaagtatattgtctaaccttatgtgggggacttccccttaggacttgagtcttctatgttgattatAGTTCatgtacacgaggtgacgagtgtgtgctcggacttatttgtggaaaattgaccTTTTAGGATTCTTAAGTCTTTATATTAACTATGTATGAATGTGTTGTTGACATGACTGAgtttcctatttactagtttcacctctacctacctaattggaattaattgcttcatgattcactcttattgcctaattGACTCCTATTTGATTTAATTGAAGAATTTCGCCTCTCCTATTGTCAAGCTATCCTTTCATAGCTGCTTATCTTATTGAAGAATTATTATTATTCCTCATGAGATTTGTTTAGTCTTAAGTGAACCTAAGATCATCTTTCCCTAATTGAATTGTCGATTATCCTCGAAATTGTCCAACCTTAAAAGGAGTTTAGATAACATATATCTTTGTTGACTCGCCTATAATTGGGACTACTTGACTCGTGTTGATTTCCttgttattgacttgtatattaTGGGATCGTTGCTACATATTAGTTTTCCCGTTGTTGAACTGTTCCCTTTATGCCAACATTTTTTTCTGTGGTTATTTCTTGTGAGTTGGTTCTACCACTTCCTTATGATTTGTAgtccttgagttgatttacttgtcttaccttgtattattgtcattgttgttgttacaCGTATTATGGCGATGTATGACTTTCTTGTTGTGCTGTAACTGTTGGTTGcgctacatatttactttggaagAATGGAAtagtatttcgggagatccccctacatgttTATAATTGAGACTACGGGAtaatatcccgggagatcctcctgtactggatatttactttaggactacgggacaatatctcgggagatcctctgtacatttacgatttggactacgggacgatatcccgggagatcctctgcacatttatgtttgggactacgggacgatatcctggaaGATCCTTTGTTGAAATCACTGTGTTCTAAGCTGTTGTTTTCATTGACCCTATCCATGTGTAAACATTACATGTGTTGTCCGTTCTACTCCTTATACTTACTTGCtggtatgaactatgttaggacacttgcacaagcatataTGTGGCTAAGTGCGCTTATCAGATAGAAGGCTTATTGGTATTTTCGAGTATAGATGTACACACTTTTTATTTGCCTTCCATGTGAGAATGATTCTTTTgggcacgtgagttgtcagtaTGATTAGGAGGTGTGATGAGGGCAAAgaatgccaagtgttagggttcagaTATTGAGATCcgtattgtatgattatgagatgaggtgtcACAGAGTGACTTATATTCGAAGATTATCTATTTGAAAAGATTATATTCGAAGGTATTTatttttagttaactattttgaaaTGTCACAGGGTGACTTATTTTCGAtgaatatttgtttaaaagattATATTCGAAAAGCACTTATTTTGAAAGAACTCTTTTGAAAAGAacatttatttgaaggaagtatattcCGAAACATTTTTATATATGAAAGGTTTGAATATTTGATTGATGCTTGTTGGTTATGACTTAAGGTGAAAACTATCAGAGTTGTTGAGTTATGACTTGTCTTTACTATATTGTGATTTCGGATTTGGGTTGTATTTTCGCTTTCCTTTCCGTGTTTTCCTTTTGGCGTTCCGCTGAGTGCTTGCTATTTTCTTTCCTTACTGCAATTACTGTATTGTTAGCCGTATCGCGTAGTCTCTATATAAATATCATGTTCTttttattagaccagtaggtgtcttgactattcctcgtcactactccatcgaTGTTAATCTTGATACTTAATGGGCACctttgtggtgtgctcatactgcACTTCTGCACATTTTGTTATTGTGCTGATCCAAGTATTGTTAGCTAGTAGTTGTGCAGATTCTTgtcgaggagactcaaggtagccCTTATGTTGCGTTCATAGGCTTCTGAGTCACCTTCCTGTTTTATATTCACaatattgtacttatttccatacgaTTGCGTTTAGAAGTTGTAGtaaaactctgtagagcttatgacttgtattaCCAGATTTTGGAAATTATAAATTTTGTggagatatccacttcaagactgttcatttcatttattattgtggtatttcagtatgagttaggcttacctagtccctaaaactaggtgtcatcacgataccTAAACGGAGGGAAAGTTAGGTCGTGACACCTTACTTGACTCTTAGATATTAAGAACATTGTATTAAATATTAGAAATCAAGACTTAGCTTATTTAACTTGATGAAATTTATGGAAATTCTGAGAATACATTGATGTGTCTTATTCGATTATCATTATGCGTAGTCATTAATACACTACTACACCCGATCTTTTTGAGATACTAGATTCTATACTTGTGTTGTTGATCATTTGGGAGATTTGAGGAAATACTTGAATAATACGGTTCTTGAGGGTTTATTGAATCATCGTTGGCTTGGAATGTTGTGATTGGGATTTGTTTGGAATATTCGTTTAAACACTCTCATTGATATTATTTATGCTTCCTGCCTTGTTTGTCATTGATATACACATGTTTGGTaaagaagagtgtaaagcacgaagggtgatatcgtgccattGTTTATACAGTATCAAGTGAGGGAGAGTGTAaggaacgaagggtgatgccatgccatatcATTtgggagtaaaagcacgaaggatgatgtcgtgtcaTATTATTTAAGATAAAAAGCATGAAGGGGAACGttgtgccatattattgagattaaaagaacgaaggatgatgccgtgccacatcatttgagagtaaaaatgcaaagggtgatgccgtgccatttcatttatattgttatgaTTTTACATTATCGTGAGTTCATGGAACGATGGGAGTTTCCGTGCAGGGgaggatgagggacatgcattagGTTGTCATATCTGTTTTCAATGTATATGTTCATGTCTTTATCTTGAGCGGTTATTGTCATATTTATAGAACTCGTTtgacttgttgttattgttctgtTCATGCTCTCTATTCCAATCGTTGTTGTGTTGTCCATATCTTATACTTGTTTAACTTGCAAACACATGCCTATTTCCCACTATTAAAATTACCTCCATGTCGTGTCTATTCTGTTGCATTTTAGTACAAGCCCTCTTTATATGTTAGTCATTCATGACTC contains:
- the LOC138883774 gene encoding zinc finger BED domain-containing protein RICESLEEPER 2-like; its protein translation is MKLDLKKHNKGEGIDSKIELDKYLGEDVEEDFENFKILGWWKLNSPRFPALAEMARDVLAIPISSVASESAFSTGGRILDPFRSSLTPRLVQALVCVQDWLRNESTTLVKIEEDLDNLEQLESVLQNLKACQESGLSAMAIEVGTWNSFV